One Vigna unguiculata cultivar IT97K-499-35 chromosome 7, ASM411807v1, whole genome shotgun sequence genomic region harbors:
- the LOC114192388 gene encoding IQ domain-containing protein IQM3-like — MEVQTHTHAHSTFDVNPNPNAPFPYDIHHPQFRSSDYPTPTFPLSPHDPPLPSPTHDSSEPHAPVRACPQTTAALKVQKVYRSYRTRRRLADSAVVAEELWWQVIDFARLNHSTISFFNLPESAASRWNRVKLNASKVGKGLFLDAKAQKLAFQHWIEAIDPRHRYGHNLHYYYEEWCKTDSGQPFFYWLDLGNGKNLDLEQCPRSKLRKQCIKYLGPQEREHYEYTVCEGKIIHRQSGDFLHTKEDSKDAKWIFVMSTSKKLYAGKKKKGLFHHSSFLAGGATLAAGRLEAEHGVLKSISAYSGHYRPTDEALNSFISYLKENGVNIDEVEIRNPKDDSDTYEDGKVSEMETAFEDCNHGNIAEHVVSEEAENTSSSSNVVEPQPLSVGSYKRTLSGGLQSPRAEVPKKAILQRINSKKAKSYQLGHQLSRKWSTGAGPRIGCVADYPVELRLQALEMLHLSPRLPPSPSSYRLLGGLVSPTASSTPNATRTETDENSRHSTLK; from the exons ATGGAGGTTCAAACTCACACCCACGCTCACTCCACCTTCGATGTCAACCCCAACCCCAACGCACCATTCCCTTACGACATTCATCATCCTCAATTTCGGAGCTCCGATTACCCGACCCCAACATTCCCACTCTCCCCTCATGACCCGCCACTACCTTCACCCACCCACGACTCATCCGAGCCTCACGCGCCGGTACGCGCCTGCCCCCAGACTACTGCTGCCCTCAAGGTGCAAAAGGTCTACCGGAGTTACCGCACACGGCGGAGGTTGGCTGATTCCGCCGTCGTCGCCGAGGAGCTTTG GTGGCAAGTGATTGATTTCGCGAGGTTAAACCACAGTACAATTTCGTTCTTCAATTTGCCGGAGAGTGCTGCATCACGGTGGAATAGGGTCAAACTCAACGCTTCCAAG GTGGGAAAGGGCTTGTTCTTGGACGCTAAAGCACAAAAATTGGCTTTTCAACATTGGATTGAAGCT ATTGATCCACGCCACCGCTATGGGCATAACTTGCATTATTACTATGAAGAATGGTGCAAAACGGATTCTGGCCAGCCATTCTTTTATTG GTTGGATCTGGGAAATGGGAAAAATCTTGATCTTGAACAGTGCCCGAGATCGAAGCTCCGGAAGCAATGCATAAAGTATCTAGGACCT CAAGAGAGAGAGCACTATGAATACACTGTCTGCGAGGGGAAAATTATCCACAGACAATCTGGGGATTTTCTGCACACAAAAGAAGATTCTAAGGATGCCAAGTGGATATTCGTTATGAGCACCTCTAAGAAACTTTATGCTGGCAAG AAAAAGAAGGGATTATTCCACCATTCTTCTTTTCTGGCTGGTGGAGCTACCTTGGCTGCTGGAAGGCTGGAGGCTGAGCATGGTGTTCTGAAG TCCATCTCTGCATATAGTGGACACTATCGGCCAACAGATGAGGCGCTCAACTCCTTCATATCATATCTCAAGGAAAATGGTGTCAATATTGATGAAGTTGAG ATTCGCAATCCAAAAGATGATAGCGATACATACGAGGATGGAAAGGTTAGTGAAATGGAGACAGCATTTGAAGATTGTAATCATGGTAATATAGCAGAGCATGTTGTTTCTGAGGAAGCTGAGAACACCTCATCTTCAAGCAATGTAGTAGAGCCTCAACCTTTATCTGTGGGTAGTTATAAAAGAACTCTCTCAGGTGGTCTTCAGAGTCCAAGAGCTGAGGTACCCAAGAAAGCAATATTGCAAAGAATCAATTCGAAGAAGGCAAAGTCCTACCAATTGGGGCATCAACTCTCACGTAAATGGTCAACTGGGGCTGGACCAAGAATTGGGTGTGTTGCTGACTACCCTGTAGAGCTTAGACTGCAGGCTTTGGAAATGCTTCACCTTTCTCCAAGACTTCCTCCTTCTCCTTCCTCGTACAGGTTACTAGGTGGTCTTGTCTCACCTACGGCTTCTTCAACACCCAATGCCACAAGAACTGAAACTGATGAGAATTCTCGTCATTCAACTCTTAAATGA